Proteins from one Acropora muricata isolate sample 2 chromosome 9, ASM3666990v1, whole genome shotgun sequence genomic window:
- the LOC136928679 gene encoding uncharacterized protein, with protein sequence MKKKFGDDFRVVAAYESKALSWPEVRAEDGVGLNRFSLFLMRCKNAMEGSGHLTKLEQPDTIRKLVLKLPFNMRVRWRRLVDDVMETEARAAVFADFANLVDHEARIATNPVFGRILEDARPKLDRRDARLQKRSVSKRPGELSFAAQVDSSQNSPARVATPRGSANSVGEMSCLYCNAGHALENCSSLRNRPYSERIEFLKLKGLCFGCLFDGHTARNCPQRKTCSFPNCPKKHPSVLHTNSAPRNPEVVNPRASLPSLEGVARVHNAMVNPDGKIKTSRNEGLSKTGMAVVPVKVWVKGCKTPVVTNAFLDSGSSSTFCTEALRKQLGVSGPRAKISLTTLEKKDSLVDSIIVADLTISDLDENVFIKLPMFYTRPSIPVAREDIPTQDDIDKWPHLSGVHLPRVDAEADTELHQMVQDFYNRDFSESIADNHTELSQEERLFIESVKKSVELKNGHYEIALPFKDVQRPVPNNRVQAEQRVVWLKKRLEKNPELLKDYKGFVQDIVTKGYAQKVPEHSKESDCEGNTWFIPHHGIYHPHKPGKIRVVFDCSARFKGTSLNDLLMKGPDLTNSLLGVLTRFRQDHVAVMADIQEMFHQVRVPNCDRSFLRFLWWPNGDLSRGLIEYQMTVHLFGAVSSPACSNYALRKTADDNAQHFSCDVVNTIKRNFYVDDCLKSLPSVKDAITHVHELCSLLQQGGFRLTKWVSSSREVLESIPVKDRGQEIKKLDLQKDELPVERALGVQWRIEDDTFGFNVNLKPKAPTRRGILSVVGSVFDPFGFVAPFVLTGKKILQDLCVPVKDGLG encoded by the exons atgaaaaagaaatttggCGATGATTTTCGCGTCGTAGCTGCTTATGAAAGCAAAGCCTTGAGCTGGCCTGAGGTAAGGGCTGAGGATGGAGTGGGTCTGAACAGGTTCTCTCTGTTCCTCATGAGATGTAAAAACGCTATGGAGGGTAGTGGTCACTTAACTAAGCTGGAACAGCCAGACACCATAAGGAAGCTAGTGTTGAAGCTGCCTTTCAATATGAGAGTAAGATGGCGCCGTTTGGTCGATGATGTCATGGAGACAGAGGCAAGAGCTGCTgtgtttgctgattttgccaatCTCGTGGATCACGAGGCGAGGATAGCAACTAACCCCGTGTTTGGAAGGATCCTTGAAGACGCGAGGCCCAAGTTGGATAGGCGAGACGCCCGTTTGCAGAAACGTTCTGTCTCAAAAAGGCCAGGGGAGCTCAGTTTTGCTGCACAAGTTGACAGTAGCCAGAATTCACCTGCCCGTGTTGCTACCCCTCGTGGATCAGCCAATTCAGTAGGAGAAATGTCATGCTTGTACTGTAACGCTGGACATGCCCTGGAAAACTGCAGTTCACTCAGGAATCGTCCGTACAGTGAAAGGATAGAGTTCTTAAAGCTGAAAGGCctctgttttggttgtttgtttgatGGTCACACGGCAAGAAATTGCCCTCAGAGGAAAACGTGTTCGTTTCCAAACTGCCCCAAGAAGCACCCTTCCGTCCTGCACACGAACTCTGCGCCACGAAACCCGGAAGTTGTCAATCCACGCGCCAGTCTACCGTCACTCGAGGGAGTCGCGCGCGTTCACAATGCTATGGTAAATCCGGATGGGAAAATCAAGACTTCCAGGAATGAAGGCCTCTCTAAAACAGGCATGGCTGTTGTCCCTGTGAAAGTGTGGGTTAAGGGATGTAAAACGCCAGTAGTCACCAACGCCTTTCTGGACAGCGGTAGTTCATCTACGTTCTGCACCGAGGCCCTAAGGAAGCAGTTGGGTGTGAGTGGTCCAAGGGCTAAAATTTCCCTGACTACGCTGGAAAAGAAGGACAGTCTCGTTGATAGCATTATTGTCGCAGATCTTACCATCTCCGATCTAGACGAAAACGTTTTTATTAAACTCCCAATGTTTTACACAAGACCCAGCATACCAGTGGCGAGAGAAGACATACCTACCCAGGATGACATTGACAAGTGGCCGCACTTAAGTGGAGTACACCTACCCAGGGTCGATGCGGAG GCCGATACTGAGCTGCACCAGATGGTACAAGATTTCTATAACCGCGACTTCAGTGAGTCTATTGCCGATAATCATACAGAGCTATCCCAAGAAGAGCGTCTTTTCATAGAAAGCGTAAAAAAATCAGTAGAATTGAAGAACGGCCATTACGAGATCGCTTTACCTTTCAAAGATGTGCAACGTCCAGTTCCAAATAACCGTGTTCAAGCAGAACAGCGTGTCGTATGGCTAAAGAAAAGGTTAGAGAAAAACCCAGAGCTGCTTAAAGACTACAAAGGCTTCGTTCAGGACATTGTTACTAAGGGTTATGCCCAAAAAGTTCCCGAACACAGTAAGGAATCAGACTGCGAAGGAAACACGTGGTTTATCCCTCACCACGGAATTTACCACCCTCACAAACCTGGAAAGATTCGTGTTGTTTTCGACTGCTCGGCAAGGTTCAAAGGAACTTCCCTCAACGATCTGTTGATGAAGGGGCCAGATCTTACAAATTCCCTCCTGGGTGTTCTCACAAGATTTCGCCAAGATCACGTGGCTGTAATGGCAGACATTCAGGAGATGTTCCATCAGGTTAGAGTTCCTAACTGTGACCGTTCATTTCTTCGCTTCTTATGGTGGCCGAACGGCGATTTATCACGTGGATTAATAGAATATCAGATGACCGTGCATCTATTTGGGGCTGTGTCTTCACCAGCTTGCTCCAATTATGCCCTCCGGAAAACAGCCGATGATAACGCCCAGCACTTCTCCTGTGATGTGGTGAACACAATCAAGCGGAACTTTTACGTTGATGACTGCTTGAAGTCCCTCCCGTCAGTCAAGGATGCTATAACGCATGTCCATGAGTTGTGCAGCCTCCTGCAGCAGGGAGGTTTTCGCCTGACAAAGTGGGTGAGCAGTAGCCGGGAAGTTCTGGAAAGCATCCCTGTTAAAGACCGTGGTCAAGAAATCAAGAAGCTAGACCTTCAAAAGGATGAGTTACCAGTTGAGCGTGCGCTTGGTGTTCAATGGAGGATAGAAGATGACACGTTTGGCTTCAATGTTAACCTCAAACCCAAGGCCCCTACCCGTAGAGGCATTCTGTCTGTCGTGGGGTCAGTTTTCGATCCCTTTGGTTTTGTTGCCCCCTTCGTCCTAACTGGTAAGAAGATTCTTCAAGACCTGTGTGTGCCGGTTAAAGATGGGTTGGGATGA
- the LOC136928680 gene encoding uncharacterized protein, with amino-acid sequence MDIPKLSQFAIERCLKPADFKSTVSSQLHHFSDASEIGFGSVSYLRLEDDCGRIYCTILQGKSRLVSLKQITIPRLELSAATVSIRLDKILKRELELSLTDESTFWTDSMSVLRYIKNESKRFHTFVANRIAVIRDGSHPDQWRHVAGYLNPGDDLSRGLSAEALLNSDRWIKGPAFLWLPEEFWPLGPLSLGSVLDTDPEVKVKAKVNVTSVTQSLCPLTEYFRRTPSWYRLKKSVAWILRYRENLLTASQGKKPIKSTLTAPKRPITVEEMKAAELEILKSVQKHHFAEEFYSLSKSASKGVPHVGKGSCLRRLDPVLIDGLLRVGGRLSLASKPFDYQHQIILPKNDHVSNLLVEHYHQMSGHSGREYVLSLLRERF; translated from the coding sequence ATGGACATCCCCAAGCTCTCACAGTTCGCGATAGAACGCTGTCTCAAACCAGCCGACTTCAAAAGTACTGTATCCAGTCAGCTTCACCATTTTTCTGACGCTTCGGAGATTGGTTTCGGATCGGTCTCGTACTTACGACTGGAAGATGACTGTGGCAGAATTTACTGTACTATCCTGCAAGGAAAGTCGCGCCTCGTATCTCTGAAGCAAATAACAATTCCTCGCCTGGAGCTGTCGGCCGCAACAGTCTCAATCCGGTTGGATAAAATTTTGAAGAGAGAGCTTGAGTTGTCGCTAACCGATGAGTCAACCTTCTGGACGGACAGCATGTCTGTGTTACGTTATATAAAGAATGAGAGCAAGCGGTTCCACACCTTCGTAGCGAATCGTATAGCCGTCATACGGGATGGATCTCACCCAGACCAGTGGAGACACGTAGCCGGATATCTAAACCCAGGTGACGACCTTTCAAGAGGCTTGTCAGCAGAAGCTCTTCTTAACTCTGATCGTTGGATAAAGGGGCCGGCGTTTCTCTGGTTGCCAGAAGAGTTCTGGCCTCTTGGTCCTTTATCGCTGGGCAGTGTTCTTGATACAGATCCAGAGGTGAAGGTGAAAGCCAAGGTTAACGTGACATCAGTAACACAGTCCTTATGTCCTTTGACAGAGTATTTTCGTAGAACGCCTTCCTGGTATCGCCTCAAAAAATCGGTTGCTTGGATTCTACGCTACCGTGAGAATTTGCTGACGGCTAGTCAAGGCAAGAAGCCGATAAAATCCACGCTAACTGCCCCAAAACGGCCCATCACCGTGGAAGAAATGAAAGCAGCGGAGTTAGAAATTCTCAAGAGTGTTCAGAAGCACCACTTCGCCGAAGAATTTTACTCACTTTCCAAATCTGCAAGCAAAGGCGTGCCCCATGTTGGAAAAGGTAGCTGCCTTAGGAGACTGGACCCAGTTCTCATCGATGGCCTTCTGCGCGTTGGCGGACGACTGAGTCTAGCGTCAAAACCATTTGATTATCAGCACCAGATCATTTTACCAAAGAATGATCATGTATCCAACCTATTGGTCGAGCACTATCATCAGATGTCCGGGCATTCTGGTAGAGAATACGTGTTGAGTCTCCTACGCGAGCGTTTCTAG
- the LOC136928681 gene encoding uncharacterized protein produces MADLPVDRLTADQPPFTSVGVDYFGPLQVQRGRSLLKRYGVIFTCLAIRAVHIEVAHSLDTDSFLLALRRFIARRGQVKQIRSDNGTNFTSGEKELRDSINAWNKEKIRENMLQRNIEWSFNPPLGSHYGGVWERCIRTTRKILQALLREQIIDDESLTTLLSEVESIMNGRPITKVSSDPWDQEPLTPNHLLLLRSESPMPPGLFRKEDLLSRRRWRQVQYLADIFWKRWSKEYIPLLQSRQKWLRPRRNIAVGDVVLVAVECSHRNSWPLGKVVEVFPDKKGLVRRVKVKVKSSVLERPVDKLCLIVEGQELERAEH; encoded by the coding sequence ATGGCCGACCTCCCCGTGGATCGTCTAACCGCAGATCAACCGCCCTTTACGTCAGTCGGTGTTGATTATTTTGGCCCCCTTCAAGTGCAACGCGGACGAAGCCTTCTCAAAAGATATGGAGTTATCTTCACCTGCCTTGCAATTCGAGCTGTGCACATTGAAGTAGCCCACAGCCTAGACACCGACTCGTTTCTCTTAGCTCTAAGACGATTTATAGCAAGAAGAGGTCAGGTCAAGCAAATACGATCAGATAACGGCACAAATTTCACTAGCGGCGAAAAGGAGCTCCGCGATTCCATTAACGCCTGGAATAAAGAGAAAATTCGTGAGAATATGCTGCAAAGGAATATTGAGTGGTCTTTTAATCCCCCACTCGGCTCACATTATGGCGGCGTTTGGGAGCGTTGCATTCGCACGACTAGAAAGATTCTACAAGCCCTCCTCCGAGAGCAAATCATCGACGATGAAAGCCTCACGACTTTGCTAAGTGAAGTTGAAAGTATTATGAACGGCCGTCCAATCACTAAAGTTTCCAGTGACCCGTGGGATCAAGAGCCGCTGACACCCAATCACTTGTTGCTGCTACGATCTGAGTCTCCAATGCCACCAGGTCTGTTTCGTAAAGAAGATCTACTGTCTCGTAGAAGATGGAGACAGGTTCAATACCTTGCGGATATCTTCTGGAAAAGATGGTCAAAGGAATACATACCTCTTCTTCAGAGTAGACAGAAGTGGCTGCGTCCGAGAAGAAACATAGCTGTTGGAGATGTTGTGCTTGTAGCTGTGGAATGTTCGCATCGCAATTCGTGGCCCCTCGGTAAAGTGGTAGAAGTATTTCCCGACAAGAAAGGCCTAGTTCGACGAGTAAAAGTAAAAGTCAAATCAAGTGTTCTTGAGAGGCCAGTTGACAAGCTTTGTCTCATTGTCGAAGGACAAGAGTTAGAGAGAGCTGAGCATTAG